The following proteins are encoded in a genomic region of Nocardioides sp. cx-173:
- a CDS encoding allantoate amidohydrolase has protein sequence MSDAAEVLARCAELDRFTSCAPALERVHLSPEHARANAAAAGWMEAAGLSTWTDAAGNVCGRREGREPGLPALLLGSHLDTVPDAGSYDGMLGVVMAIAVVARLGDRADTLPFALEVIGFGDEEGARFGTALLGSQAVAGAWDEEWWDLRDRDGVTLHRAFHDFGLDPRRVGEAARPPESLVGYLEAHIEQGPYLEARDEPLGYVTAIAGARRFRLSVVGEARHAGGTPYARRRDALVGASEAIVAIERLAKASECIATVGRIEVTPGAVNVIPGRADLSLDLRAATDRERDAMWERLEAEVRGLCDARGLRFEALEVHRAPAVPCAPWLQQAVVDGIRAAGLAEPLGLWSRAGHDAMAMAAVTDVGMLFVRCFDGISHHPDEDVREVDVAAAIDALEHAVLAVAERRSA, from the coding sequence ATGAGCGACGCCGCCGAGGTGCTCGCCCGCTGCGCCGAGCTGGACCGGTTCACCTCATGCGCCCCCGCCCTGGAGCGGGTCCACCTCAGCCCCGAGCACGCGCGGGCCAACGCCGCCGCGGCCGGGTGGATGGAGGCGGCGGGGCTGAGCACCTGGACCGACGCGGCCGGCAACGTCTGCGGTCGCCGCGAGGGCCGGGAGCCGGGCCTGCCCGCGCTGCTGCTGGGCTCCCACCTCGACACGGTCCCCGACGCCGGCTCCTACGACGGGATGCTCGGCGTGGTCATGGCGATCGCGGTGGTCGCGCGCCTCGGCGACCGGGCCGACACGCTGCCGTTCGCGCTGGAGGTCATCGGCTTCGGCGACGAGGAGGGCGCCCGCTTCGGGACCGCGCTGCTCGGCTCCCAGGCCGTGGCCGGAGCCTGGGACGAGGAGTGGTGGGACCTGCGCGACCGCGACGGCGTCACGCTGCACCGGGCCTTCCACGACTTCGGCCTGGACCCGCGCCGCGTCGGGGAGGCCGCGCGGCCGCCCGAGAGCCTGGTCGGCTACCTCGAGGCCCACATCGAGCAGGGCCCCTACCTGGAGGCGCGCGACGAGCCGCTCGGCTACGTCACCGCGATCGCCGGCGCCCGGCGCTTCCGGCTCTCCGTCGTTGGCGAGGCGCGCCACGCGGGTGGGACGCCGTACGCCCGGCGCCGCGACGCGCTCGTCGGTGCGAGCGAGGCGATCGTCGCCATCGAGCGGCTGGCCAAGGCCTCGGAGTGCATCGCCACGGTCGGGCGGATCGAGGTCACCCCCGGAGCGGTCAACGTGATCCCCGGCCGCGCGGACCTGAGCCTCGACCTGCGCGCCGCCACCGACCGGGAGCGCGACGCGATGTGGGAGCGGCTGGAGGCCGAGGTCCGCGGCCTGTGCGACGCCCGCGGGCTGCGCTTCGAGGCGCTCGAGGTGCACCGCGCGCCGGCGGTGCCGTGCGCGCCCTGGCTGCAGCAGGCGGTGGTCGACGGCATCCGCGCCGCCGGCCTCGCCGAGCCGCTCGGGCTGTGGAGCCGCGCCGGCCACGACGCGATGGCGATGGCCGCGGTCACCGACGTCGGGATGCTGTTCGTGCGCTGCTTCGACGGCATCAGCCACCACCCCGACGAGGACGTGCGCGAGGTCGACGTGGCGGCGGCCATCGACGCCCTGGAGCACGCCGTGCTGGCCGTCGCCGAGCGGAGGAGCGCATGA
- a CDS encoding pyridoxal-phosphate-dependent aminotransferase family protein: MTELGPVDPPARLLMGPGPSTADPRVLRAMSAQLVGQYDPFMTRTMNETMALYREVFETANEQTFVVDGTSRAGIEAALVSLLEPGDRVLVPVFGRFGHLLAEIATRCGAQVHTVEVPWGQVVDPAAIEEAVVATRPKVLAVVQGDTSTTMCQPLADLGEICRRHDVLLYCDATASIGGNELRSDAWGLDVVTAGLQKCLGGPSGSAPITISPRAAAVIEQRKHVEAGIREPGDSDRGVRIASNYLDLAQVMDYWGPRRLNHHTEATTMLYGARECARLLVEEGLAEAVARHRRHGAAMLAGVRGLGLTVFGDPAHKMHNVVAVHIPDGVDGDRTRAGLLADFGIELGTSFGPLHGKVWRIGTMGYNARKDAVLMTLAALEQVLRAAGAPVTAGGGVGAAQETYADAGA, translated from the coding sequence ATGACCGAACTCGGCCCCGTGGACCCGCCGGCACGGCTGCTCATGGGGCCCGGCCCGAGCACGGCCGACCCGCGGGTGCTGCGGGCGATGTCGGCCCAGCTGGTGGGGCAGTACGACCCGTTCATGACGCGGACGATGAACGAGACGATGGCGCTGTACCGCGAGGTCTTCGAGACCGCCAACGAGCAGACGTTCGTCGTCGACGGCACGTCGCGCGCGGGGATCGAGGCCGCGCTGGTCTCGCTGCTGGAGCCGGGCGACCGGGTGCTGGTGCCGGTGTTCGGGCGCTTCGGGCACCTGCTCGCCGAGATCGCCACCCGGTGCGGGGCGCAGGTGCACACCGTCGAGGTCCCGTGGGGCCAGGTGGTCGACCCGGCCGCCATCGAGGAGGCCGTGGTCGCGACCCGCCCCAAGGTGCTCGCGGTCGTGCAGGGCGACACCTCCACGACGATGTGCCAGCCGCTGGCCGACCTGGGCGAGATCTGCCGCCGCCACGACGTCCTGCTGTACTGCGACGCGACCGCCTCGATCGGCGGCAACGAGCTCCGCTCCGACGCCTGGGGCCTGGACGTCGTGACCGCCGGCCTGCAGAAGTGCCTGGGCGGCCCGTCCGGCAGCGCGCCGATCACGATCTCGCCCCGGGCGGCGGCGGTCATCGAGCAGCGCAAGCACGTCGAGGCCGGGATCCGCGAGCCCGGCGACTCCGACCGCGGCGTGCGCATCGCGTCGAACTACCTCGACCTCGCGCAGGTCATGGACTACTGGGGCCCGCGCCGGCTCAACCACCACACCGAGGCCACGACGATGCTCTACGGCGCCCGCGAGTGCGCGCGCCTGCTGGTCGAGGAGGGCCTCGCGGAGGCCGTCGCCCGGCACCGGCGCCACGGCGCGGCCATGCTCGCCGGCGTACGCGGCCTGGGCCTCACCGTGTTCGGCGACCCCGCGCACAAGATGCACAACGTCGTGGCCGTCCACATCCCCGACGGCGTGGACGGCGACCGCACACGGGCCGGCCTGCTGGCCGACTTCGGCATCGAGCTCGGCACCTCGTTCGGACCGCTGCACGGCAAGGTGTGGCGGATCGGCACCATGGGCTACAACGCCCGCAAGGACGCCGTCCTGATGACCCTGGCCGCGCTCGAGCAGGTGCTGCGCGCGGCCGGTGCGCCGGTGACCGCCGGCGGCGGGGTGGGCGCCGCCCAGGAGACCTACGCGGACGCCGGCGCATGA
- the allB gene encoding allantoinase AllB yields MRLDAVRARRVLIGDAFVPATLRLADGRVAAVAPYDAEATGAVLAVDDAAYVLPGVVDTHVHVNEPGRTEWEGFVTATRAAALGGVTTLVDMPLNSLPPTTTLVGLRAKQRAAEGELMVDVGFWGGAVPGNVGDLEPLWEAGVFGFKCFLSPSGVAEFPPLDPSAFHAALREVARLGAPMIVHAEDAEVLERSPAPPSRAYADFLLSRPDEAETAAIRQVLDGARETGARVHVLHLSSARALDLLADARAEGLPVTVETCPHYLCFAAESIPDGAAEFKCCPPIRDAGNRDLLWQGLADGVIDCVVSDHSPATAQEKGRGDGDLQQAWGGVSGLQVGLAAVAHEARRRGLGLERVSRWMSRHTADLVGLGAKGRIAPGADADLAVYDPTVELVVDAARLAHRNPLSAYDGQRYAGRVTHTVSRGRLLDPDRPDHHWGRPLPRP; encoded by the coding sequence ATGCGGCTCGACGCCGTGCGCGCCCGCCGCGTGCTGATCGGCGACGCGTTCGTCCCGGCCACGCTCCGCCTCGCCGACGGTCGGGTGGCCGCGGTGGCGCCGTACGACGCCGAGGCCACCGGCGCGGTGCTCGCGGTCGACGACGCGGCGTACGTCCTGCCGGGCGTCGTCGACACCCACGTCCACGTCAACGAGCCCGGCCGCACCGAGTGGGAGGGGTTCGTCACCGCGACCCGGGCGGCCGCGCTGGGAGGCGTCACGACGCTGGTCGACATGCCGCTCAACTCCCTCCCGCCGACCACCACGCTGGTCGGACTGCGCGCCAAGCAGCGCGCCGCCGAGGGCGAGCTCATGGTCGACGTGGGGTTCTGGGGCGGCGCGGTGCCGGGCAACGTCGGCGACCTCGAGCCACTGTGGGAGGCCGGCGTCTTCGGCTTCAAGTGCTTCCTGTCGCCGTCCGGGGTGGCGGAGTTCCCACCGCTGGACCCCTCGGCCTTCCACGCGGCGCTGCGCGAGGTGGCCCGGCTCGGGGCGCCGATGATCGTGCACGCCGAGGACGCGGAAGTGCTGGAGCGCTCGCCGGCGCCACCGAGCCGGGCCTACGCGGACTTCCTGCTCAGCCGCCCCGACGAGGCGGAGACCGCCGCCATCCGCCAGGTCCTCGACGGGGCGCGCGAGACCGGAGCGCGCGTGCACGTCCTGCACCTGTCCAGCGCGCGAGCCCTCGACCTCCTCGCCGATGCCCGCGCCGAGGGGCTGCCGGTGACGGTCGAGACCTGCCCGCACTACCTCTGCTTCGCGGCCGAGAGCATCCCCGACGGCGCCGCGGAGTTCAAGTGCTGTCCGCCGATCCGCGACGCCGGCAACCGCGACCTGCTGTGGCAGGGCCTGGCCGACGGCGTCATCGACTGCGTCGTCAGCGACCACTCCCCGGCGACGGCGCAGGAGAAGGGACGCGGCGACGGCGACCTGCAGCAGGCCTGGGGCGGGGTGTCCGGGCTGCAGGTCGGGCTGGCCGCGGTGGCCCACGAGGCCCGGCGCCGCGGCCTCGGCCTGGAGCGGGTGAGCCGGTGGATGTCGCGGCACACCGCCGACCTCGTCGGCCTGGGCGCCAAGGGCCGCATCGCGCCCGGGGCCGACGCCGACCTCGCCGTCTACGACCCCACCGTCGAGCTGGTCGTCGACGCCGCGCGCCTGGCCCACCGCAACCCGCTCTCGGCGTACGACGGCCAGCGGTACGCCGGTCGCGTCACCCACACCGTCTCCCGCGGCCGGCTCCTCGATCCCGACCGCCCCGACCACCACTGGGGCCGGCCGCTCCCCCGCCCCTGA
- the pucL gene encoding factor-independent urate hydroxylase: protein MAAGDIVLGANQYGKAECRLVRVRRDTPVHELQDLNVTTQLRGDFAACHTDGDNSQVVATDTQKNTVYAFARRHPIASPEEFLTTVGRHFVEEFDWVTGGDFSTEVFAWERIVADGAPHDHSFLRSGRETRTAVVTLDGERSTVVAGLKDCTILKSTGSEFGGFPRDGYTTLPETTDRILATSLTATWRYVETGPHDGPDYDGPDYDGLYAGIRDTLLSTFASVHSLALQQTIFEMGKEVLERFGEVAEISLSCPNKHHFLVDLEPFGLDNPGEVFFAADRPYGLIQATVLREGA from the coding sequence ATGGCCGCGGGCGACATCGTCCTGGGGGCGAACCAGTACGGCAAGGCGGAGTGCCGGCTGGTGCGGGTCAGACGGGACACCCCGGTCCACGAGCTGCAGGACCTCAACGTCACCACCCAGCTGCGCGGCGACTTCGCGGCCTGCCACACCGACGGCGACAACTCCCAGGTGGTCGCCACCGACACCCAGAAGAACACCGTCTACGCGTTCGCCCGCAGGCACCCGATCGCCTCGCCCGAGGAGTTCCTGACGACCGTGGGGCGGCACTTCGTCGAGGAGTTCGACTGGGTCACCGGCGGGGACTTCTCGACGGAGGTGTTCGCATGGGAGCGCATCGTCGCCGACGGCGCACCGCACGACCACTCGTTCCTGCGCAGCGGCCGCGAGACCCGCACCGCCGTGGTCACCCTCGACGGCGAGCGGAGCACCGTCGTGGCGGGGCTCAAGGACTGCACGATCCTCAAGAGCACCGGCTCGGAGTTCGGCGGGTTCCCCCGCGACGGCTACACGACGCTGCCGGAGACGACCGACCGGATCCTCGCCACCAGCCTCACCGCGACCTGGCGCTACGTCGAGACGGGCCCCCACGACGGCCCGGACTACGACGGCCCCGACTACGACGGCCTGTACGCCGGCATCCGCGACACCCTGCTGTCGACCTTCGCGTCGGTGCACTCGCTCGCGCTGCAGCAGACCATCTTCGAGATGGGCAAGGAGGTGCTGGAGCGGTTCGGCGAGGTGGCCGAGATCAGCCTGTCGTGCCCCAACAAGCACCACTTCCTGGTCGACCTGGAGCCCTTCGGTCTGGACAACCCCGGCGAGGTCTTCTTCGCCGCCGACCGGCCCTACGGCCTGATCCAGGCGACGGTGCTGCGCGAGGGCGCCTGA
- the uraH gene encoding hydroxyisourate hydrolase: protein MTTCSTHVLDAALGRPAAGLRVHLGGPAGEVLATGATDADGRLRFEVDLQPGAHTLSFETGDWFAAAGRATLYPLVGLTFQAEAEEHYHLALLLSPYSYTTYRGS, encoded by the coding sequence ATGACGACCTGCTCGACGCACGTGCTGGACGCGGCGCTGGGCCGGCCCGCGGCGGGGCTGCGCGTGCACCTGGGCGGACCGGCGGGCGAGGTCCTCGCCACCGGGGCCACCGACGCCGACGGGCGGCTCCGTTTCGAGGTCGACCTCCAGCCCGGTGCGCACACCCTGTCGTTCGAGACCGGCGACTGGTTCGCCGCCGCCGGGCGGGCGACCCTCTACCCGCTCGTCGGGCTCACGTTCCAGGCGGAGGCCGAGGAGCACTACCACCTGGCGCTGCTGCTGAGCCCGTACTCCTACACCACCTACCGAGGGAGCTGA
- the uraD gene encoding 2-oxo-4-hydroxy-4-carboxy-5-ureidoimidazoline decarboxylase, which produces MQLGELNAASTDEATALVRGWADVPAWAAAVVGARPYADVPALRAAAAAYADAWTPEEVTAALAGHPRIGERAAGDGASAAMSRAEQAGVPEDDDVLARLAEGNRRYEETFGRIYLVRAKGRSAEEMLALLEQRLRHDPDTELLVTMGQLKEIAMLRLDDSVTP; this is translated from the coding sequence GTGCAGCTGGGTGAGCTCAACGCCGCAAGCACCGACGAGGCCACCGCGCTCGTGCGGGGGTGGGCGGACGTCCCGGCCTGGGCCGCGGCGGTCGTCGGGGCGCGACCGTACGCCGACGTGCCCGCCCTGCGGGCCGCCGCCGCGGCGTACGCCGATGCCTGGACGCCCGAGGAGGTGACCGCCGCGCTGGCCGGCCATCCCCGCATCGGCGAGCGCGCCGCCGGCGACGGCGCCAGCGCGGCGATGTCGCGCGCCGAGCAGGCCGGCGTCCCCGAGGACGACGACGTCCTGGCGCGCCTCGCCGAGGGCAACCGCCGCTACGAGGAGACGTTCGGGCGGATCTACCTGGTCCGCGCCAAGGGGCGCAGCGCCGAGGAGATGCTCGCACTGCTCGAGCAGCGGCTGCGCCACGACCCCGACACCGAGCTGCTGGTCACCATGGGCCAGCTGAAGGAGATCGCGATGCTGCGGCTGGACGACAGCGTGACGCCATGA